Proteins from one Comamonas flocculans genomic window:
- the trbJ gene encoding P-type conjugative transfer protein TrbJ, with the protein MKLHTPKLAALTAACVLAFGIAQPAHALFGVGDIVLDPTNLVQNTLTAVRTLEQINNQIRQLQNEAQMLINQARNLASLPSSVVGQLRANLATTQRLIAQAKGLAYDVTSIDREFARLYPEKYAATVSGNQMYLDAQERWKNTLGGLQTTMQMQAQASQNLSDDESVLADLVGKSQSAEGALQAMQAQASQNLSDDESVLADLVGKSQSAEGALQAMQAMNQLLALQAKQSIQTQRLQITQDRAASLELARQAAATERGREVRRRFLGAGTPYTPQTVNFYGN; encoded by the coding sequence ATGAAATTGCATACCCCCAAGCTCGCCGCGTTGACCGCCGCCTGCGTGCTCGCCTTTGGCATCGCGCAACCCGCCCATGCCTTGTTCGGCGTCGGCGACATCGTGCTCGACCCGACCAATCTGGTGCAAAACACGCTCACGGCGGTTCGCACACTGGAGCAGATAAATAACCAGATCCGCCAGCTCCAGAACGAAGCGCAGATGCTCATCAACCAGGCGCGCAATCTGGCCAGCCTGCCGTCCAGCGTGGTCGGCCAACTGCGCGCCAATCTGGCGACTACCCAGCGACTGATCGCGCAGGCCAAGGGCCTGGCCTACGACGTGACGAGCATCGACCGGGAGTTCGCGCGTTTGTATCCCGAGAAGTACGCCGCCACGGTGAGCGGCAATCAGATGTACCTCGATGCGCAGGAGCGTTGGAAGAACACGCTGGGCGGCCTGCAAACCACCATGCAGATGCAGGCCCAGGCGTCGCAGAACCTGAGCGACGACGAAAGCGTGCTGGCCGACCTCGTGGGCAAGAGCCAGTCGGCCGAGGGCGCGCTGCAAGCGATGCAGGCCCAGGCGTCGCAGAACCTGAGCGACGACGAAAGCGTGCTGGCCGACCTCGTGGGCAAGAGCCAGTCGGCCGAGGGCGCGCTGCAAGCGATGCAGGCCATGAACCAATTGCTGGCCTTGCAGGCCAAGCAGTCGATCCAGACGCAGCGGCTCCAGATCACGCAAGACCGCGCGGCCTCGCTGGAACTGGCGCGGCAGGCGGCGGCCACGGAGCGCGGACGCGAGGTGCGGCGACGTTTTCTTGGCGCGGGCACGCCGTACACGCCCCAGACCGTCAACTTCTACGGCAACTGA
- a CDS encoding VirB3 family type IV secretion system protein, whose protein sequence is MSGPDTFAAGFEVPLHRSLTEPILLGGAPRTVAIANGTLAAAVGLGLQLWIPGVVLWIVGHSLAVWGARVDPQFMAVFARHIKHQSLLDV, encoded by the coding sequence ATGAGCGGCCCGGACACTTTCGCGGCCGGGTTCGAGGTGCCGCTGCACCGCTCGCTCACCGAGCCGATCTTGCTGGGCGGCGCACCGCGCACCGTGGCGATCGCCAATGGCACCTTGGCCGCCGCTGTCGGGCTGGGCCTGCAACTGTGGATTCCCGGCGTGGTGCTCTGGATCGTCGGCCATTCGCTCGCAGTATGGGGCGCGCGCGTCGATCCGCAGTTCATGGCCGTGTTCGCGCGGCACATCAAGCACCAGTCGCTGCTGGACGTGTAG
- the trbF gene encoding conjugal transfer protein TrbF, translating to MRFKRPQVRYGDTPQPATPYQSTAQVWDERIGSARVQAKNWRFMALGCLTLAVLMAGGLVWRSAQSIVTPYVIEVDNAGQVRAVGEAATPYRPSDAQIAYHLGRFIGLVRSLSIDPIVVRQNWLDAYDYTTDKGAVVLNEYARVNDPFARIGKESVTVQITSVTRASDTSFNVRWTETHFVNGALDRTERWNAVASIVQQTPRTEQRLRKNPLGIYVNGLSWSRELEGNEGAKP from the coding sequence ATGCGATTCAAAAGACCGCAGGTGCGCTATGGCGACACGCCGCAGCCTGCCACCCCGTACCAATCCACGGCGCAAGTCTGGGACGAGCGCATCGGCTCGGCCCGTGTGCAGGCGAAGAACTGGCGTTTCATGGCACTGGGCTGCCTCACCTTGGCCGTGCTGATGGCGGGCGGCCTGGTCTGGCGCTCGGCGCAGTCCATCGTGACGCCCTACGTCATCGAGGTGGACAACGCGGGCCAGGTACGCGCTGTCGGCGAAGCTGCCACGCCGTACCGGCCCAGCGATGCGCAGATCGCGTACCACCTGGGCCGTTTCATCGGCCTGGTGCGCAGCCTGTCCATCGACCCCATCGTGGTGCGGCAGAACTGGCTCGACGCTTACGACTACACAACCGACAAGGGTGCAGTCGTGCTCAACGAATACGCCCGCGTGAACGATCCGTTCGCGCGCATCGGCAAGGAGTCGGTGACGGTGCAGATCACCAGTGTGACCCGCGCCAGCGACACGTCGTTCAACGTGCGCTGGACGGAGACGCACTTCGTCAACGGCGCGCTGGATCGCACCGAGCGCTGGAACGCCGTGGCTTCCATCGTGCAGCAGACGCCGCGCACCGAGCAGCGCCTGCGCAAGAACCCCTTGGGCATTTACGTCAACGGCCTGTCGTGGAGCCGCGAACTGGAAGGAAACGAAGGAGCCAAGCCATGA
- the trbE gene encoding conjugal transfer protein TrbE — MLNLAEYRQRPALLADWLPWAGLVAPGVVLNKDGSFQRTARFRGPDLDSATQGELIATSARLNNALRRLGSGWALFIEAERRAAADYPHSEFPEPLSWLVDAERRAAFEESGNHFESGYHLTLAFLPSVESRARAAGLLYENRPTEGVDWRERLHAFVAETDRIFDLLDGVMPEIAWLDDSQTLTYLHATVSTRRYRIGVPEVPFHIDALLTDSALVGGLAPMLGDQHLRVVSVRGFPTSTWPGILDDLNRLGFAYCWSTRFLCLDKSEAERELGRLRRQWFAKRKNVIALLRETIFQQESPLVDTDANNKAADADAALQELGSDQVAFGYLTATVTVMDENAAVADEKLRMVERVIQGRGFVTIPETLNAVDAWLSSIPGNAYANVRQPIVSTLNLAHMMPVSAVWAGPEKNDHLDGPPLIVTRTDGATPFRLVTHIGDVGHTLVAGPTGMGKSVLLATLAMQFRRYRGSRIFAFDMGRSMRATILGLGGEHYDLGMDGEIAFQPLARIDREGYRTWAAEWIEGRLLHEGVAVGPDEKAAIWSALGSLAGAPLEQRTMTGLSVLLQSNALRQALSPYVLGGAHGKLLDADHDRLGMADVQCFEMEELMHSKAAVMAVLHYLFARFDERFDGAPTLLILDEAWLFLDDPVFAARIRQWLKTLRKKNVSVIFATQSLADIKDSSIAPAIIESCASRIFLPNPQATEPQIKTIYQGFGLNRRQIEIVATAQPKRDYYYQSRLGNRVFDLDLGPATLAFAGASTPQDQRAIDEVLGRVPQDAGVPGFAGAWLRHRGLDWAADLLPSFPGFAPGSLRIADHPQENRP; from the coding sequence ATGCTGAACCTCGCCGAATACCGCCAGCGTCCTGCGCTGCTCGCCGACTGGCTGCCCTGGGCCGGACTGGTGGCGCCGGGCGTCGTCTTGAACAAGGACGGCAGTTTTCAGCGCACGGCCCGGTTTCGCGGGCCTGACCTCGACAGCGCGACACAGGGCGAGCTGATCGCCACATCGGCGCGCCTGAACAACGCGCTGCGCAGGCTGGGTTCGGGCTGGGCGCTGTTCATCGAAGCCGAACGCCGCGCCGCCGCCGACTATCCGCACTCCGAGTTTCCTGAACCGCTGTCGTGGCTGGTGGACGCGGAACGCCGTGCCGCTTTCGAGGAGTCCGGCAACCACTTCGAGAGTGGTTATCACCTGACGCTGGCCTTCCTGCCGTCCGTGGAATCTCGCGCTCGCGCTGCGGGCCTGCTGTATGAAAACCGGCCGACCGAAGGCGTGGATTGGCGCGAACGGCTGCACGCATTCGTCGCTGAAACGGATCGCATCTTCGACCTGCTCGATGGCGTGATGCCGGAGATCGCGTGGCTCGATGACAGCCAGACGTTGACCTACCTGCACGCGACCGTCTCGACGCGACGCTACCGCATCGGCGTGCCCGAAGTGCCGTTCCACATCGACGCGCTGCTGACCGATTCCGCGCTGGTCGGTGGCCTGGCGCCCATGCTGGGCGACCAGCACCTGCGCGTGGTGTCGGTGCGGGGCTTCCCGACCTCGACTTGGCCGGGGATTCTGGACGACCTCAACCGCCTCGGTTTTGCGTACTGCTGGAGCACGCGCTTTCTCTGCCTCGACAAATCCGAGGCGGAACGGGAGTTGGGACGCCTGCGCCGCCAGTGGTTCGCCAAGCGCAAGAACGTCATCGCGCTGCTGCGCGAAACGATCTTCCAGCAGGAAAGCCCGCTGGTCGATACCGACGCCAACAACAAGGCCGCCGATGCCGACGCCGCCTTGCAGGAGCTGGGCAGCGATCAAGTCGCCTTCGGCTATCTGACGGCGACCGTCACCGTCATGGACGAGAACGCTGCCGTCGCAGACGAGAAGCTGCGCATGGTGGAGCGCGTCATCCAGGGTCGGGGCTTCGTCACCATCCCTGAAACGCTCAATGCTGTGGATGCGTGGCTGTCGTCCATTCCGGGCAACGCCTACGCCAATGTGCGGCAACCCATCGTCTCGACGCTGAACCTCGCGCACATGATGCCGGTGTCAGCGGTATGGGCTGGGCCGGAGAAGAACGACCACCTCGACGGCCCGCCGCTGATCGTCACGCGCACCGATGGCGCCACACCGTTCCGGCTGGTGACGCACATCGGCGACGTGGGCCACACGCTGGTCGCAGGCCCGACCGGGATGGGCAAGTCGGTCTTGCTCGCCACGCTGGCGATGCAGTTCCGCCGCTATCGCGGCTCGCGCATCTTCGCCTTCGACATGGGGCGCTCGATGCGCGCCACCATCCTGGGCCTGGGTGGCGAGCACTACGACCTCGGGATGGATGGCGAGATCGCATTCCAGCCCTTGGCACGCATCGACCGCGAGGGCTATCGCACCTGGGCGGCCGAGTGGATCGAAGGCCGCTTGCTGCATGAGGGCGTGGCGGTCGGCCCCGACGAGAAGGCGGCTATCTGGTCGGCGCTGGGAAGCCTCGCCGGTGCGCCGTTGGAGCAGCGCACTATGACCGGCTTATCGGTGCTGCTGCAATCGAACGCGCTGCGACAGGCGCTGTCGCCGTATGTGCTCGGCGGTGCCCACGGCAAGCTGTTGGACGCCGACCATGACCGGCTGGGCATGGCCGACGTGCAGTGCTTCGAGATGGAGGAGCTGATGCACAGCAAGGCTGCCGTCATGGCCGTGCTGCATTACCTCTTTGCGCGTTTCGATGAACGCTTCGACGGGGCGCCCACGCTGCTGATCCTCGATGAGGCCTGGCTGTTCCTCGATGACCCGGTGTTTGCGGCCCGCATCCGCCAGTGGCTCAAGACGCTGCGCAAGAAGAACGTCAGCGTCATCTTCGCCACGCAGAGCCTCGCCGACATCAAGGATTCGAGCATCGCGCCCGCGATCATCGAAAGCTGCGCGAGCCGCATCTTCCTGCCCAACCCGCAGGCAACCGAGCCGCAGATCAAGACGATCTATCAGGGCTTCGGCCTCAACAGGCGGCAGATCGAAATCGTCGCCACCGCGCAGCCCAAGCGCGACTACTACTACCAATCCCGCCTCGGCAACCGCGTGTTCGACCTCGACCTGGGGCCGGCGACGCTGGCCTTCGCGGGCGCTTCCACGCCGCAAGACCAGCGCGCCATTGATGAGGTTCTTGGCCGCGTGCCGCAGGACGCCGGCGTGCCCGGCTTCGCGGGCGCCTGGCTGCGCCATCGCGGCCTCGATTGGGCGGCCGACCTGCTGCCCTCGTTCCCCGGCTTCGCGCCGGGTTCCCTCCGTATCGCTGACCACCCCCAGGAGAACCGGCCATGA
- a CDS encoding TrbC/VirB2 family protein → MTHVDAFRISVNPLSRRSSPARLDGLARPAMQGLMLAAFMLLLAGTAQAAGSSMPWEGPLQSILESIQGPVARIVAVIIIIATGLALAFGDTSGGFRKLIQIVFGLSIAFAASSFFLSFFSFSGGAVV, encoded by the coding sequence ATGACGCACGTTGATGCTTTCCGTATTTCTGTAAATCCGCTTTCCCGCCGCTCCAGTCCCGCGCGGTTGGATGGCCTGGCTCGCCCGGCCATGCAAGGCTTGATGCTCGCTGCCTTCATGCTGCTGCTTGCGGGCACTGCGCAGGCTGCCGGCTCCTCGATGCCCTGGGAAGGGCCGCTGCAATCCATCCTCGAATCCATCCAGGGTCCGGTGGCGCGCATCGTCGCGGTCATCATCATCATCGCCACGGGCCTGGCGCTCGCGTTCGGCGACACGTCGGGCGGATTCCGCAAGCTGATCCAGATCGTCTTTGGCTTGTCCATCGCGTTCGCCGCTTCGAGCTTCTTCCTGTCGTTCTTCAGCTTCTCGGGCGGGGCCGTCGTATGA
- a CDS encoding EexN family lipoprotein produces the protein MRDSVMLAAFAAIVLVACGKPESAAMETVESLAANPERLKTLREQCRLERAKMGDELCNRVSEATRKRFYGNGNVPYTPPKEPPKF, from the coding sequence ATGCGTGATTCAGTGATGCTTGCGGCATTCGCCGCCATTGTTCTTGTCGCCTGCGGCAAACCCGAGTCAGCCGCGATGGAAACTGTGGAATCGCTGGCTGCCAATCCAGAGCGCCTCAAGACGCTGCGCGAGCAATGCAGGCTGGAGAGGGCCAAGATGGGTGATGAGCTGTGCAATCGTGTCTCAGAAGCCACGCGAAAACGCTTCTACGGGAATGGCAACGTACCCTACACACCGCCGAAAGAACCACCCAAGTTCTAA
- the trbB gene encoding P-type conjugative transfer ATPase TrbB — translation MSARISIEGQSMTATSLDRRIQMLRTAMGPLIAAALEDPDVVEIMLNPDRTLWIDRLSSGRAPMGVELSEADGERIIRLVAAHVGAEVHRGQPLLSAELPETGERFEGILPPAAPGPAFALRKRAVGVIPLSRYIEDGMLTAQQAGFLVRAVHERQNILIAGATSSGKTTLANALLAEIAATGDRVLVLEDTVELQCAARDHVPLRTRAGVVSMTELVRSSMRLRPDRVVVGEVRGAEALDLIKVWGTGHPGGIATIHAGSALGALLRLEQLILEVAVNPPRALIAEAVNVVIYIAGRGRKRRIESIARLNGFDGVGYQLADALETPFPELLPQSDLSSLSPDNSGELP, via the coding sequence ATGAGCGCCCGAATTTCCATTGAAGGGCAGTCCATGACCGCCACTTCGCTGGATCGCCGGATCCAGATGCTACGCACGGCGATGGGGCCGCTGATCGCCGCCGCGCTCGAAGACCCGGACGTGGTGGAAATCATGCTCAACCCCGACCGGACGCTATGGATTGATCGCCTGTCCTCGGGCCGCGCGCCGATGGGCGTGGAGCTGTCCGAGGCCGATGGCGAGCGAATCATCCGCCTTGTCGCCGCCCACGTCGGCGCGGAAGTGCATCGCGGCCAGCCGCTGCTGTCCGCCGAGCTTCCAGAAACCGGCGAACGCTTCGAGGGCATCCTGCCACCCGCAGCGCCTGGGCCGGCCTTCGCCTTGCGCAAGCGCGCCGTGGGCGTCATTCCACTTTCGCGCTACATCGAAGACGGAATGCTGACGGCTCAACAGGCGGGCTTTCTGGTGCGCGCCGTGCATGAGCGTCAGAACATCCTGATTGCCGGCGCGACAAGCAGTGGCAAGACCACGCTCGCCAATGCGCTGCTGGCTGAGATTGCCGCCACGGGCGACCGCGTGCTTGTGCTCGAAGATACGGTGGAGCTGCAATGCGCGGCCCGCGACCACGTGCCGCTGCGCACGCGCGCGGGCGTCGTGTCGATGACGGAACTGGTGCGCTCCTCCATGCGCCTGCGCCCGGATCGCGTCGTCGTCGGCGAGGTGCGCGGCGCCGAAGCGCTGGATCTCATCAAGGTGTGGGGCACCGGCCATCCGGGCGGCATCGCCACGATTCATGCCGGCTCCGCGCTGGGCGCGCTGTTGCGCCTGGAGCAACTGATTCTCGAAGTGGCGGTGAATCCGCCCCGTGCACTGATCGCCGAGGCGGTCAACGTCGTGATCTATATCGCCGGGCGTGGGCGCAAGCGCCGCATCGAGAGCATTGCCCGCCTCAATGGCTTCGACGGCGTGGGCTACCAACTGGCGGATGCGCTGGAAACACCGTTTCCCGAGCTGCTGCCGCAGTCCGACCTTTCTTCTCTGTCCCCTGACAACTCTGGAGAACTGCCATGA
- a CDS encoding ribbon-helix-helix protein, CopG family — protein MSHYRLNLFIQPEHAKRLDELAAKKGVSKSSIVAAALASWLSPDAADQREAAIAKRLDRLSRQAERMERDQNIQIETLALFIRYFLTVSTPVPEAHQDAARAQGKARFEQFVEQLGRHLLRGRSLVRDVVEELHPDPMRMEDAAADAQAWERAS, from the coding sequence ATGAGCCACTACCGCCTCAACCTGTTCATCCAGCCAGAGCACGCCAAGCGCCTGGACGAGCTGGCCGCCAAGAAAGGCGTTTCCAAGTCGTCCATCGTCGCGGCGGCGCTCGCATCGTGGCTGTCGCCCGATGCTGCCGACCAGCGTGAGGCGGCCATTGCCAAGCGGCTGGATCGCCTGTCGCGCCAGGCCGAGCGCATGGAGCGCGACCAGAACATCCAGATCGAAACGCTGGCGCTGTTCATCCGCTACTTCCTCACGGTGAGCACGCCCGTACCTGAAGCGCATCAGGACGCTGCACGCGCCCAGGGCAAGGCGCGCTTCGAGCAGTTCGTGGAGCAGTTGGGTCGCCACCTGCTGCGCGGGCGCAGCCTGGTGCGCGACGTGGTGGAGGAACTACATCCCGACCCCATGCGGATGGAGGACGCGGCAGCGGACGCGCAGGCGTGGGAGCGTGCGTCATGA
- the trbG gene encoding P-type conjugative transfer protein TrbG: MNDLFRKSVLPVMLLVLAGCATQGKPPPSISLDEPVRAQPLPEPPKPVEVVAVPQVLPMPAQMKPVPDDKPTPEPADETVRVARANAEARIAPTREGYVNAIQVWPFTDGALYQVYAAVGRVTVIALQPGEELVTVAAGDTVRWIVGDTSSGSGDALRVNVMVKPIRSGLKTNLVITTSRRTYLLELTSTEKTWMASVSWEYPKDKMLALQRQAQAASTAAPVDAGLSLEKIRFRYAVSGSNPPWKPLRAFDDGEKVYIQFPPGIAQGELPPLFVIGAQGDGQLVNYRFRAPYYIVDRLFGAAELRLGGDKGDVVRIERTDGVSGGTRRN, encoded by the coding sequence ATGAATGATCTTTTCCGTAAATCCGTCTTGCCTGTGATGCTGCTTGTCCTCGCGGGCTGCGCTACGCAGGGCAAGCCACCGCCGTCCATCTCGCTCGATGAGCCGGTGCGGGCCCAACCGCTGCCCGAGCCGCCGAAGCCGGTGGAAGTGGTGGCCGTGCCGCAGGTGTTGCCGATGCCGGCGCAGATGAAACCTGTGCCGGATGACAAGCCCACGCCGGAACCCGCCGATGAAACCGTGCGCGTGGCTCGTGCCAACGCCGAGGCGCGCATCGCGCCGACACGCGAGGGCTACGTCAATGCAATTCAGGTGTGGCCCTTCACCGATGGCGCGCTGTATCAGGTCTATGCGGCCGTGGGCCGCGTGACGGTGATCGCGCTCCAGCCCGGTGAGGAACTGGTGACGGTGGCCGCCGGCGATACGGTGCGCTGGATCGTCGGAGATACATCGAGCGGCAGCGGCGATGCGCTGCGCGTCAATGTGATGGTCAAGCCGATCCGCTCGGGCCTGAAGACCAATCTGGTCATCACCACCAGCCGGCGCACCTACCTGCTGGAGCTGACTTCGACCGAGAAGACATGGATGGCGTCGGTGTCCTGGGAATACCCGAAGGACAAGATGTTGGCCTTGCAGCGCCAGGCGCAGGCGGCCAGCACCGCCGCGCCGGTCGATGCCGGCCTGTCGCTGGAGAAGATCCGTTTCCGCTACGCTGTCAGCGGCAGCAATCCGCCGTGGAAGCCGCTGCGCGCCTTTGACGATGGCGAGAAGGTCTACATCCAGTTCCCGCCCGGTATCGCCCAAGGCGAGTTGCCGCCTCTATTCGTCATTGGCGCGCAGGGCGACGGGCAACTGGTGAACTACCGCTTCCGCGCGCCGTACTACATCGTGGATCGGCTGTTCGGTGCGGCCGAGCTGCGTCTTGGCGGGGACAAGGGCGACGTGGTGCGGATCGAGCGCACGGACGGGGTTTCGGGTGGCACGCGGAGGAACTGA
- the trbL gene encoding P-type conjugative transfer protein TrbL gives MNDVTVIDRFLDTFSRYIDSGFGLLQGEVAFLTATLIVIDMTLAGLFWAMGHASGQGEDVMAKLIRKVLYVGAFAYIIGNFNALAGIVFRSFAGLGLTASGSTLSMGRFLQPGWLAKTGLDVAAPILQQIGDLAGFPEVFVHLDMIVVLFFAWLVVIVSFFVLAVQLFITLIEFKLATLAGFVLVPFALWNKTAFLAEKVLGNVVSAGIKVLVLAVIVGIGSGLFTEFRIPPGSEPSIDRVLVIMLASLSMLALGIFGPGIATGLVSGGPQLGAGAMAGAALGAAGAAVAVGAAATGVGGAVAAGARMAPAAAKLAGSGARAATGAASSARSAFQAGSASAGGGLKGAAAGVGNVAKTGAQAAGQKVAEGARSMKECVAAAFRPDDAGSASGAGAAQAANEPTPSTAQPAWAKRLHRRQQLTHAATTAAHTLRGGDGGSSSQGPSLRNTDE, from the coding sequence ATGAACGACGTGACGGTCATCGACCGATTTCTCGACACGTTCTCGCGCTACATCGACTCGGGCTTCGGTCTGCTGCAGGGGGAGGTGGCTTTCCTCACGGCCACGCTGATCGTCATCGACATGACGCTGGCGGGCTTGTTCTGGGCCATGGGCCATGCCAGCGGCCAGGGCGAGGACGTCATGGCCAAGCTGATCCGCAAGGTGCTCTACGTGGGCGCCTTCGCCTACATCATCGGAAACTTCAATGCCCTGGCGGGCATCGTGTTCCGGTCGTTTGCTGGGCTGGGACTGACAGCCAGCGGTTCGACCCTGAGCATGGGCCGCTTCCTGCAACCGGGGTGGCTCGCAAAGACAGGGCTGGATGTGGCAGCGCCCATCCTTCAGCAGATCGGTGATCTGGCAGGCTTCCCCGAGGTGTTCGTCCACCTCGACATGATCGTGGTGCTGTTCTTCGCTTGGCTGGTGGTCATCGTCAGTTTTTTCGTGCTGGCGGTGCAGCTCTTCATCACGCTGATCGAGTTCAAGCTGGCCACGCTGGCCGGGTTCGTGCTGGTGCCGTTTGCGCTGTGGAACAAGACCGCGTTCCTGGCCGAGAAGGTGCTGGGTAACGTGGTATCGGCGGGCATCAAGGTTCTGGTGTTGGCCGTCATTGTGGGCATCGGTTCGGGGCTGTTCACCGAATTCAGGATACCGCCTGGCTCCGAACCTTCCATCGACCGGGTGCTGGTCATCATGCTGGCCTCGCTGTCCATGCTGGCCCTGGGCATTTTTGGGCCGGGCATTGCCACCGGACTGGTGTCGGGCGGCCCGCAGCTCGGCGCAGGTGCAATGGCCGGTGCGGCGCTGGGCGCCGCCGGCGCTGCTGTTGCCGTGGGCGCTGCGGCCACGGGCGTTGGTGGCGCAGTAGCCGCCGGGGCGCGCATGGCGCCCGCTGCCGCCAAGCTGGCCGGCAGTGGAGCGCGTGCCGCCACCGGAGCCGCCAGCAGCGCGCGGTCGGCGTTTCAGGCAGGTTCCGCATCCGCTGGTGGCGGCCTCAAGGGTGCTGCCGCCGGCGTAGGCAATGTCGCCAAGACCGGCGCGCAGGCGGCCGGGCAGAAGGTGGCCGAGGGCGCACGCTCAATGAAAGAGTGTGTCGCCGCTGCCTTCCGGCCCGATGACGCCGGATCGGCGTCGGGGGCCGGTGCCGCGCAGGCGGCAAACGAGCCAACCCCATCCACTGCGCAACCCGCCTGGGCCAAGCGCCTGCATCGCAGGCAACAGCTCACCCATGCCGCGACGACCGCCGCCCACACGCTGCGCGGCGGCGATGGCGGCAGCTCCAGCCAGGGGCCAAGCCTGCGCAACACCGATGAATGA
- a CDS encoding LysR family transcriptional regulator, whose amino-acid sequence MELRHLRCFIAVAEELHFARAAEKLHIEQSPLSRAIKELEEELGVMLFARTTRSTRLTRAGKLFLEHVQRVFTALEQARDSVQAAANGFDGQLRIALSDGITPSRLPALLAHSREEDPEVEIRLFEVPLAQQIKGLHDDLYDAGFSMAEDAGDGILVEPAWDDQLMVAVPARHPVLVYKRIPLDEVLRYPLALGDPANCEGHARQVDRFLRQQTAQEPLIAQRVATFEVMMTLVSAGLALGLAGAAHIASSRELNVVARPLAGRSPMLTTYLLRRDTEPTQMLARFIERLQLIGSTGGDAATIQRGV is encoded by the coding sequence ATGGAACTGCGCCACCTTCGCTGCTTTATCGCAGTCGCAGAGGAGCTTCACTTTGCGCGCGCGGCCGAAAAATTGCATATCGAACAATCACCGCTGTCGCGGGCTATCAAGGAGTTGGAAGAAGAACTGGGCGTGATGCTGTTCGCCCGCACCACGCGCAGCACCCGGCTGACTCGCGCTGGAAAGTTGTTCCTGGAGCATGTGCAGCGTGTCTTCACGGCTTTGGAGCAGGCGCGCGACAGTGTGCAAGCCGCAGCCAACGGGTTCGACGGTCAGTTGCGTATCGCCTTGTCCGACGGCATCACTCCTTCACGCCTTCCGGCCTTGCTCGCGCACAGCCGCGAAGAAGACCCGGAGGTGGAAATCCGGCTGTTCGAGGTGCCTTTGGCCCAGCAGATCAAGGGGCTGCATGACGACCTGTACGACGCCGGATTCTCGATGGCCGAGGACGCGGGTGATGGCATCCTCGTAGAACCAGCCTGGGACGATCAACTGATGGTGGCGGTGCCGGCACGTCACCCCGTATTGGTCTACAAACGCATTCCGTTAGATGAGGTTCTGCGCTACCCATTGGCATTGGGTGATCCGGCGAACTGCGAAGGGCACGCGCGCCAGGTGGATCGCTTCCTGCGCCAGCAGACAGCGCAGGAGCCGTTGATCGCGCAACGGGTAGCGACGTTCGAGGTCATGATGACGCTGGTTTCCGCTGGGCTGGCCCTGGGGCTGGCAGGCGCTGCGCACATTGCATCCAGTCGCGAACTGAACGTGGTGGCCCGCCCCTTGGCAGGCAGGTCACCGATGTTGACTACTTACCTGCTGCGCCGGGATACTGAACCGACTCAGATGCTGGCGCGCTTCATCGAGCGGTTGCAGCTTATCGGCTCGACAGGCGGTGATGCGGCCACCATTCAGAGAGGTGTGTGA